In one Vidua chalybeata isolate OUT-0048 chromosome 4, bVidCha1 merged haplotype, whole genome shotgun sequence genomic region, the following are encoded:
- the LOC128786627 gene encoding cytochrome P450 2U1, which translates to MAGTSAEARTWLLRPPTATELLLVALCWLGCYWLLRRRPRALSGLPPGPAPWPLVGNFAFALLPPPLLRRWAVDVKGDRLSPAFSPHVFLTGLTKMYGSIFRLFVGSRPFIILNTFGAVREALVQKAEVFSDRPSVPIVLMITHHKGVIFAPYGPVWKQQRKFSLSTLRHFGVGRHSLEPKIIEELKFVKEEMLKHGKDSFNPFPIIRNAVSNVICSMAFGKRFNYEDDEFKTMLKNMARALELSVNSYMILVNICPWLYYLPFGPFRELRQTELDITAFLKRIIAQHRDTLDAANPRDFIDMYFIHAEEEKNNKESSFNDDYLFFIIGDLFIAGTDTTSNTLLWCLLYMSLYPEVQEKVHAEIEAVLGRDKVPSLAHKAQMPFTEATIMEVQRMTAVVPLSIPRMASETAVLQGYTIPKGSVIVPNLWSVHRDPNIWEKPDEFQPSRFLDENGQLIKKESFIPFGMGKRVCMGEQLAKMELFLIFSSLMQSFTFVYPENAAKPSMEGRFGLTLAPCPFNIIALKK; encoded by the exons ATGGCGGGGACGAGCGCGGAAGCTCGGACGTGGCTGCTGCGGCCGCCCACGGCCAccgagctgctgctggtggccctgtgctggctcGGCTGCTACTGGCTgctgcggcggcggccgcgggcgcTGTCGGGGCtgccgccgggccccgcgcccTGGCCGCTCGTGGGCAACTTCGCCTTCGCCCTTCTGCCGCCTCCGCTGCTGCGCAGGTGGGCGGTGGATGTGAAGGGCGACCGGCTCTCCCCCGCCTTTTCGCCCCATGTCTTCCTCACCGGCCTCACCAAGATGTACGGCAGCATCTTCCGGCTCTTCGTGGGCAGCCGCCCATTCATCATCCTCAACACTTTCGGGGCGGTGCGGGAGGCGCTGGTGCAGAAGGCGGAGGTGTTCAGCGACCGGCCCTCCGTGCCCATCGTCCTCATGATCACCCACCACAAGG gtGTTATTTTTGCACCTTATGGCCCTGTCTGGAAGCAACAGAGGAAATTCTCTCTCTCAACACTGCGTCATTTTGGAGTAGGGAGACACAGCTTAGAGCCTAAAATCATAGAGGAGCTGAAATTTGTAAAGGAGGAAATGCTGAAGCATGGAAAGGATTCATTTAATCCCTTCCCAATAATTCGCAACGCGGTGTCCAATGTTATCTGTTCCATGGCTTTTGGCAAGCGTTTTAACTACGAGGATGATGAGTTCAAGACGATGCTGAAGAACATGGCCCGTGCCCTGGAGCTGAGCGTGAACAGCTACATGATCCTGGTCAACATCTGCCCTTGGCTCTACTACCTTCCCTTTGGGCCTTTCCGGGAGCTTCGGCAAACTGAGTTAGACATTACTGCTTTTCTGAAGAGAATAATTGCCCAGCACAGGGATACACTGGATGCAGCAAATCCCAGGGACTTCATTGATATGTACTTCATCCACGCggaagaagagaagaacaaCAAGGAGAGCAGTTTTAATGATGATTACCTGTTTTTTATCATTGGTGATCTCTTCATCGCGGGCACAGATACTACGTCCAACACGTTGCTGTGGTGCCTGCTCTACATGTCTCTTTACCCTGAAGTACAAG AGAAAGTTCATGCAGAAATTGAAGCAGTTCTAGGACGTGACAAAGTTCCCTCTCTTGCTCACAAGGCTCAAATGCCCTTCACAGAGGCAACCATTATGGAAGTGCAGAGGATGACTGCAGTTGTTCCCCTTTCTATTCCTCGAATGGCCTCAGAAACTGCTG TGCTCCAGGGATATACTATTCCTAAGGGTAGTGTGATTGTGCCCAACCTGTGGTCAGTACACAGAGATCCTAACATTTGGGAGAAGCCAGATGAATTTCAACCGTCAAGATTTCTGGATGAAAATGGCCAGCTAATAAAGAAAGAGTCATTCATTCCTTTTGGAATGG GTAAACGTGTGTGCATGGGAGAGCAGTTGGCAAAAATGGAGCTGTTCTTGATTTTTTCAAGTCTTATGCAAAGTTTTACCTTTGTGTACcctgaaaatgctgcaaaacCATCTATGGAGGGAAGGTTTGGTCTAACTTTAGCTCCATGTCCATTCAACATAATAGCTTTGAAGAAATGA
- the SGMS2 gene encoding phosphatidylcholine:ceramide cholinephosphotransferase 2: protein MSTIETAKLEEHMEGQPNGTSNGYSRPTLSVSEENKNGASKPKGLSNGLRKTAKKYPDYIQIAMPAESRNKFPLEWWKTGIAFVYALFNLILTTVMITVVHERVPPKELSPPLPDKFFDYIDRVKWAFSVSEINGMILLGLWIFQWLFLRYKSIVGRRFFFIIGTLYLYRCVTMYVTTLPVPGMHFQCAPKLNGDSQAKVQRILRLISGGGLSITGSHILCGDFLFSGHTVVLTLVYLFIKEYSPRHFWWYHLICWLMSAAGIICILVAHEHYTVDVIIAYYITTRLFWWYHSMANEKTLKVSSQTNFLSRAWWYPIFYFFEKNVQGSVPCSFSWPISWPPSCFKSSCKKYSRVQKTGEDNEKST, encoded by the exons ATGAGTACCATTGAGACGGCAAAGCTTGAAGAGCACATGGAGGGTCAGCCAAATGGGACTTCTAATGGCTACTCACGACCTACTCTCTCAGTCAGTGAAGAGAACAAAAATGGCGCTAGCAAACCAAAGGGCTTGTCTAATGGCTTGcgaaaaacagcaaagaaatatCCTGATTACATCCAGATTGCTATGCCTGCTGAATCTAGGAACAAATTTCCTCTGGAATGGTGGAAAACAGGCATTGCCTTTGTCTATGCTCTCTTCAACTTGATTTTAACAACTGTCATGATCACTGTGGTCCATGAGAGAGTACCTCCAAAGGAGCTAAGCCCTCCCTTGCCTGACAAATTTTTTGATTACATTGATCGTGTGAAATGGGCCTTTTCTGTATCAGAAATAAATGGAATGATACTACTTGGATTATGGATATTCCAGTGGTTGTTTCTTAGATACAA ATCAATAGTGGGACGCAGGTTCTTTTTTATAATAGGAACTTTGTATCTGTACCGCTGTGTTACCATGTACGTTACCACCTTACCTGTGCCTGGAATGCATTTTCAGTGTGCGCCAAAG TTGAATGGAGACTCTCAGGCAAAGGTTCAGAGAATCCTGCGACTGATTTCTGGTGGTGGTCTGTCCATAACTGGATCACACATCCTGTGTGGAGACTTCCTATTTAGTGGACACACTGTAGTATTAACGCTGGTCTATCTGTTCATCAAAGAGT ATTCACCGCGACATTTCTGGTGGTATCACTTAATCTGCTGGCTGATGAGCGCTGCTGGCATCATTTGTATCCTGGTTGCTCATGAACACTATACCGTAGATGTCATCATTGCCTACTATATCACTACACGGCTCTTCTGGTGGTACCACTCCATGGCTAATGAAAAG ACTTTAAAGGTGTCTTCGCAGACAAATTTTCTCTCTCGAGCATGGTGGTAtccaatattttatttcttcgAGAAGAATGTGCAAGGCTCTGTTCCTTGCAGTTTTTCCTGGCCAATATCTTGGCCTCCCAGCTGCTTCAAATCTTCATGCAAAAAGTATTCACGGGTTCAGAAGACAGGAGAGGACAATGAAAAATCTACCTGA